The Treponema phagedenis DNA segment AGTCCCTTTTGCGGGTCTTTATCAGTATAATCGCCTTGTCCTGCAAGCGCATCAAGTGTTATAAACTCTTTTTTTAACCCTTGAACTTCACTAGTAACTTTTTTAGTAATTGTTTGCTGTATTTCGTTTTTAAGACCAGATACTTTGTTATCGATAACTTGTACCGTTGCCGCAACTTTTGTATCCAGTGCTTCTTTTGCTTTTTCAAGCAAATCGGCGATTGTTTGTCGCTTCTCTTCAACTTCATCGTTGAATTTTTTTCCCACTTCTGCGGCGCTTTTATCCATCGCTTCTTTTGCCGCTTCAATTGCCCGCTCAAGCGCTGCCTTTTGTTCACTTAGCTCGTGCGTTATATGCTCTCTTGCATCCTGTTTAATTTCCTCAATGACCGCGTCGCTTATCGTCGCCACTACTTGGCCTTTTAAGGTTGTAAGAAAATTGTTATACGCAATAGTCAAATCTTCTAATGCCTTGCCTAATGCCTCATTCGTGTAAGCCATACTATACCCCCTGTACTGCTTTAATATATATTTTTTTGCCGCTGTCGGTTACGGCTTTTATAAACACCTTAGTCCCGTCCGTCCGTTCGATGAGCGGGCGAAGCTGCCATCCGGTAGCTTTGTCTTGTTTTGTTTTAAATATCCGCTTGACATATTCCGTTAATTCAGGAAACACAGACGGGCTAAAGGGTAACCCGTTGCACTCCAAAAATCCGTGCTTGTATTCATCATCGTAAAATGTTTTTATCTCTCCCAAAGGAGAGGAAAAAGCATCAGAGTCTTTTAAAAGCGGGCGAAACGGCCAGCCGGTATGCGTATCAACTCCTAAATGAAAGGTGTTTTTTACATACTCGGTAAAATCCGGAAATACATCAGGGCTAAAGGGTGCACCATTGCATTCCAAAAATCCATGCTTGTATTCATCATCGTAAAATGTTTTTATTTCCCCGATCGGGCTGTCGTATTTTTGAATTGCGGTAAGCGTTGTAACCTTGTCCGCTTTTTTAGCTTCTCTGTCCTGCTCGATTATAAAAAAGTCTTCATCGTTTATTATGTTTGTTGTGTCGATATCCCCGAAACTTCCGCTTCCCTTTTCACCCTTAAAATGAAATACGTTTCCTTTTCTATCAACAACAACGTAACAGCCGAGCCCGTATGTTTCGTTTGTAATCGGATGCGTAACACTGCGTGTGTTTTTTATTCCTGTTGTAATTGTTAAATTGTAATTGCCTTCTAATTTAAAAATAATTAAATAATATTTTGTGCCGTTTCCGTTTGCCTCATCAAAAAATAATTTTAACACAAAATCATTTTCTAAAGTTCCGTTTAAAATAATGCAATCGTGTAACGCCTCTTTAAAAGTCATTTCAATTATCGTCTTTCCCGAGCATTCATATTCGATTATGTTTTTTTGCCACGCTGTATATGACGGGTCGGGCTCGGGTAATTCTTGCGGCGTCTCGTCTGCCGGATAGAAGGCGAGAGATTCTGTTTCAGCGGGGAAGGATACCTTGTCACTTGTCGGTGTACACTCGATTTCTGCCGAGTATGGAGAAAGCACCCCATTAAAAATTGCAGCAACGCTAAATAAATACGTACTATTGTTTTCAAGGCGCTCAAAGGTTTCTTTTTTTTGATTTACTGTCCGGTAATTATAATAGCTTTGCGTTTTTTCTTTCCATTGAATAACATAATCTTCCGCAGCACCTTCCCACTCTAAGACAATTGAAGTATCTTTTGCAGTAGCAGTAACTCCAAGCGGAGGAAGTATTATTTTTGTGTCCGTGTCTGTCGGTTTTTTTTGTACAAGCTTATCAAACGGATTAAACAAAAATCCGCCAAGTCCAAACTTTTGCGATAAGACGCCGCCCTTATACGCAATACTTTCTTCTTCTACAATTACATTGTATACGGTTTCTGTTTCAGGATGCACTAAACTTACCTTGTCAAAAAGGCGTATCGGCTGTAATGTTTCAACTTCAAAGATAGGATTGTCATCCCCTCGCTTTTCTTTCAGCCTCTCAAGCCCCGCTTTTTGCAATTCTTCCCGTGTTTTTATTTTTGTGTCAGTAAAGATATCTTCAACGGTTGGCATCCCATCATATGTCCCAACTCCAGGAACTCGGACATAGAGCCGCTGTTGCTTT contains these protein-coding regions:
- a CDS encoding fibronectin type III domain-containing protein is translated as MVILYDNNGKRLIKGLDIGWSFSQKRNKEGTGKLELAEYPVNAKYVTLYKDKEKIKDMVISDNASNNKQTTTNIRTLESLFKNYKIPESWHGWDDKPLNFVLSDCIYGFDYIRRSTLEDFTNYIEKVNIDLNKIKDGDIHLQFHEVGDAIQYYEEGSITFAFDCGDVVSDRYIRWTASIGEKTYIGVQSVSSHNPITNIGQVDFSHAPILTANRGVEEDSSIRGVKIASDKRYVAVRFILKYINADWTQDFATHKVYNEHNILVDRTVRGFTPVLRAFEIITRKKTEFNLKFIPPELQDLVTGLELSNCTLWEAIQKIREKYTFDTRCYFEKGTVYFEFNASFVKNKIKQADFILRTSDKKNTQLNNTNIKELKTNVQKINVLHCYGEGEKQQRLYVRVPGVGTYDGMPTVEDIFTDTKIKTREELQKAGLERLKEKRGDDNPIFEVETLQPIRLFDKVSLVHPETETVYNVIVEEESIAYKGGVLSQKFGLGGFLFNPFDKLVQKKPTDTDTKIILPPLGVTATAKDTSIVLEWEGAAEDYVIQWKEKTQSYYNYRTVNQKKETFERLENNSTYLFSVAAIFNGVLSPYSAEIECTPTSDKVSFPAETESLAFYPADETPQELPEPDPSYTAWQKNIIEYECSGKTIIEMTFKEALHDCIILNGTLENDFVLKLFFDEANGNGTKYYLIIFKLEGNYNLTITTGIKNTRSVTHPITNETYGLGCYVVVDRKGNVFHFKGEKGSGSFGDIDTTNIINDEDFFIIEQDREAKKADKVTTLTAIQKYDSPIGEIKTFYDDEYKHGFLECNGAPFSPDVFPDFTEYVKNTFHLGVDTHTGWPFRPLLKDSDAFSSPLGEIKTFYDDEYKHGFLECNGLPFSPSVFPELTEYVKRIFKTKQDKATGWQLRPLIERTDGTKVFIKAVTDSGKKIYIKAVQGV